The DNA window agagtttcaagacctggttgttgaatactcttgactacctttcggcttcaccatcagatcctgggtaccatctcttgtcaaagatcttgttgagacgaaccaaacgagcccaaacacggagtggtttcaagacctggttgatgaattctcttgactaccttccagcttcatcatcagatcctgggtaccatctcctgtcaaagatcttgttgagacgaatcaaacgagcccaaacacagaagagtttcaagacctggttgttgaatactcttgactactgttatatatgtataaatgtaGGGTAGAGTTAATCTACACGCGCGCCCTCTGGCGCCGACTTGTTCTTGTAACGTTTCGTCAGTCCGGAAATAAACCTGTGTCTGAACGCCTGTTTTTCTATTGGCTCCACCCCAGAACTATTCCGCATCATCCCTCACCAAGTATAGACTACATATCTATCAACTGGCGACGAGATCCTTCGAACTTCGCGCGAGCAGTGTCAGCGGAGCCACGAATACGTTTTTATCACGACGGAGGGAAAGAGAAATTACAGGAGGGAAACTGCAATATGGCGGTGGGCAAAGTGGAACCGTTCGACATCCATAAAGGCAGCTGGGAAGCCTACAAGGACCGAGTGGAGCAGTATTTTGTGGTTAACGAGGTCAAGGAGGAGAGGAAAGTTCCACTGTTGATAACTTTGATGGGTGCGGAGGCGTACGAGCTCTTAGTGACTCTGTGTACACCGGAGAAACCGTCTACCTTAAAGTACGACAAAATTAATCAACTGTTAGCCGATCATTTGCAGCCTACGCCCAGTGTTTTAGCGGAAAGGTACAAGTTTCGTCAGCGTAAACAAGCAAAAAGTGAATCGGTGGCGGATTACTTAGCGGATCTGAAGAAGTTAAGTAGGTTCTGTGACTTTGGAACTTGGTTAGACGAAAGTGTAAGGGATCAGTTTGTGTGCGGTTTACATAGTGAGAGCATTCGTTTAAGGTTATTTACGGAGAAGGACCTTAAATTAAAAACGGCTACGGACTTAGCGATTGCAATGGAGGCGGCGGAATTTAATGCGGCGGAGGTAGCTCGGCGAAATAATCCCGGCGGCGAGCGAGAGGCAAGCTGCCATGCCATAAGTGAAGCGGCGGGGAGAGCGAGAGGCAACACACGAGGCGGCGCGACGTCAAGCGGAATTGGACGAACATGGCCGAAAGGGAACGGGCAACGCAAATATGGCGGCGCCGGCGCGGAAGTGACACTGACAGCTGATTTCAAACGAAAAGGAGGTCACGGACACGGTCAGGGTCAACTTTGTACTGTTTGTGGCCGAGATCATTCCAGTGAAACATGCAAATTCAAGTTATATTCGTGTCGAGTGTGCAACCAGCAAGGACATTTAAAGAAAATGTGCCCGCGATTGTCACGTTCCGGAGGACTACATTACGTATTTACGGAAACGGGGGATCAATCGGCCCCGGAAGATGATTTAGAGGTAAACTATTCGTGTGTTAATGTGGTTAGGCAAAACACAACAGATTCTAAATATCCGCCGTATAAAATGAtgataaatgtaaacaataggGATTTATTCATGGAAATTGATACTGGCAGCAGAATTTCATGTGTTAGTACGCGATtttataaaacttattttagGGACTGTAAGTTAGAGCCCAGCAATTTGAGGTTATCTTATCTGACGGGAGGAGGGGTTCCTAcatcaggaaaaataaaatgtctAGTGCGTTTGGGCGACTTAAACAAAGAATTAGACTTATATGTAGTAGATAATGGCAAGGAGAATTTGTTAGGCAGAGAGTGGTTAACTGAATTGGGTATCATTAAGAGAGTAAAGCAACGATTAGAGTTAATGTATTTTGTGAAACCTAATGAAGTTTTTGATCTGTCGGAATTTAGTTCCAGATTTAAAGACGTTTTCTCGGAGGGACTGGGCCGGTACAATGGCGGGCTGGTCACGCTGCGGGTGAGAGACGGCGCCAGGCCGGTGTTCCTGCGCGCGCGGCCATTAGCATACGCCCTTCGTGGACCTGTGGAGAGGGAGCTCGAGCGGCTGCAGCAAGAGGGTGTCATCACACCCGTGGAAACAGCGGACTGGGCAACTCCAATCGTCCCGGTGGTCAAGTCAGATGGATCTCTCCGGATTTGTGGTGATTATAAGATAAGTTTGAACAAATATCTAGAAGTGGACCGTTTTCCCTTACCAAGAGTAGAAGATTTGTTTGCCAAGTTACATGGTGGTAAAAAGTTTAGTAAGATTGACTTGTCCCAGGCATACGCACAGCTAGTTTTGGATGACACCTCCAAGTATACAGTTATAAACACACACAAGGGCTTGTTTAAATATAATCGTCTTATATATGGTCTAT is part of the Leguminivora glycinivorella isolate SPB_JAAS2020 chromosome 10, LegGlyc_1.1, whole genome shotgun sequence genome and encodes:
- the LOC125230692 gene encoding uncharacterized protein LOC125230692, yielding MYKCRVELIYTRALWRRLVLVTFRQSGNKPVSERLFFYWLHPRTIPHHPSPSIDYISINWRRDPSNFARAVSAEPRIRFYHDGGKEKLQEGNCNMAVGKVEPFDIHKGSWEAYKDRVEQYFVVNEVKEERKVPLLITLMGAEAYELLVTLCTPEKPSTLKYDKINQLLADHLQPTPSVLAERYKFRQRKQAKSESVADYLADLKKLSRFCDFGTWLDESVRDQFVCGLHSESIRLRLFTEKDLKLKTATDLAIAMEAAEFNAAEVARRNNPGGEREASCHAISEAAGRARGNTRGGATSSGIGRTWPKGNGQRKYGGAGAEVTLTADFKRKGGHGHGQGQLCTVCGRDHSSETCKFKLYSCRVCNQQGHLKKMCPRLSRSGGLHYVFTETGDQSAPEDDLEFQI